TAGCCAATGTAGTTTTCCCCGAGCCTCCAAGCCCGATGATGGAAAAAATCCTGATTCTCTGTCGGTCATTAGTCTTTATGAGTTTAGATATTATTTGGTTCTTTTCTTGGTCTCTTCCGAGTACTGATGCCACATCCACGACGGGCAATGATGGGCTGTTCGCAGGAATCTCATTCATATAAGCAGGATGACCAATTGGTGGTAAGCTATTTGCTATTACACTTGAGTCAGTTCTTTGCTTCACAATTGCAGCAAATCTCCTATTAATCGCCTTGATCTTCTTAGCCGCCTTGCAGTGAAAAATAAATGATTTTGGTTGTAGGCACATATAGTTGGACACAATACCACCAGCAGCAGAAGCGTCATGTTTCTCAGCCCTCATCTGGAACTCATCAACAACATCATCAACAGCGTAAGCAAAATCTTTCAACTGTTTGAGCCAGTTAAATGATGCATCAGTCTCCATGGCTTGACATTCTGCCCTTTCCAACCAAGAGTTTATCTCCACAACTCGATCCTGGAGCTCCTGGAGATCTTTCTCCACACCAACTATAGAGCTGTACTTTTTTATTACTGGTGGAGCTAACTTGTTGCCCACAATCTTCAATATTCCAGATACTACAGCAGATATGGCAGCAGCTTCCACACCAGTCATTTCTTTTTTATACCTCTCTTGTGCCAGAAGTTCCTGCAGAATGAATTCATGGTGAGCTGCTAATCTGGACAccagataaataaataaagctgTGCTAAAACTTGGGCTCTGCATGATACAACTACTTCACGGGAGAAGTTCAAGTGCACAAAAAATTCTAACAGAAGTATGAATAGATAGCACCTAACCCAGTATTCATGGGAGAAGTTTCATGCTGGACGATTCATTTGTTTCTTATTTTGCTGCCTTCATGTGTGACCAGTACTGACAACAGTACGATAGAAGTTTTTGTTCAAAAATAATAGTAGTCTGATAGGAGTGTATGAAACAGCAGTTGATATATTAGATGTGTGACCTGGGTAAATAGGTGCTTTAGTACAGCCCTAGCCTTTTGGTCTTCGAGTTGCTGAATTGCTCTTCTGCAAACAATCTAGGCTTCTTGCTCCTGACACTAAAAATGAAGTTGCAGCGAAATATATGTCAGGAAAAATCAGAGAGCAACCTATATGAGATACAAAGAACATGAAAGTGAACCACTTAATGATGCGAACATTAACATACCATGGCCTCCAGAACTAGAAGAAACAAACACAGGAATCTTTTACTGTGATTATATGATTTATGGCTGATGAGTTCTACTGTTTTCAATACCCGAGAGAATATGCAGAACAAAGGGAAATAGTCTTTGCAGAAAATTTGCGGTGAAAGCAGAAAGTATAGTCGTAAGAGGCGACATGGATGAAATGAAATGACTGGAGCAAGGAACACAATAAATAGCATGTTACGTTATTGGTTAGAAATACCTGGAGCTCAGGGATCTGCTGCGTTTGTTCGTGCCATTTCCAGATCCAGATGCAGCTTCCTTTTCTCCTCTGCAATGTATGCAAACCAGAGCTTCTGAAATCTGAGTATGCGGCAGTTGCACAATGCAGGCGCTAACTTAGTTCGAGCCAGCCTAGTAGACCTTGATGGGCAGGGATGAGAGAAATTCAGTGCATCTGTTAGCATGTGAGTTGCGACGCTTCCTTTCTGGAGTTATCAACTGCCAGTAGTCAAGACACGAGGATAATGTTAATGAGTGTACGGCCAAGCGTCCCGAGGGCCACATACTCCTGTTTATTCCAATGGACCAGAACCACTGAATGGAGCAATTCGAATTTGGTCCCTCCTGTTAGAATCAATTCGAGTACTAACGCAATATTATGCTTTCAGACCTTGTCAGTTCGACGAAATGGGTAAATGCAGTGATTTGGACCTTTGTAATTTGTAAATAGTCTGCGATCTCAAGCTACCATCTATCCAGATACAGTAGCGCTCATGTCATGCGTTTAAGCTTGTATACTTGTCGAGTGTTTGACTTTACAACTTGTATTTAAAGGCTTTAAGGGGTAGGATCTTTCAATTCTCCCATAGTAATGTGTTGCCACTGCAAATGTTCACGAGCTGCGCTGTTGTTGGGGACAAGAGTGATTGACCGACTCTGAGTGTCTTTGTCAAGTGCCAATGCAAAaggtgaaaagaaaaaaaaaagaggatgcTGAGCTAGAAACGTGAAGGAAAAAACCAGAGTACTCACATTGTGCATGCCAGGCAGGGATTGGCCGACGCGGAGAGAAGACGTTCTTATTCATGTAATCATGTCACAAGAAGATGGAGGGAGACAAACGAGCAAGGAACTGTTTAGTATCAGCCAGGGAAGGTGGTGGCGCATTTCGTCGAAAGGGTGGCGCGCACTGCCTGCTGTCGAGTGTTGCCGCGACCACCAGCACAACCCCCGTCCCTTTCCCTCGACGAGGCTCGGCACTCTGCGTTCCTTCGTCTCTTATCGATGAACCATGCTCATGCGTGCTTCAGTGGCCGCACGGGAAAGCCAACAGAAGCGACGATTCAGGACTCTGGTCTGGAAAGCGCTGTGTGCATGTGTCGGACGGGCAAGCTCAACGCAAGTAGCCCCATGAAAAAGTTGCATTCCACATGGGTACTGAAATTTCGAGACCTTCAAGCACCCAACGCAGGACGCTCTTACTTTTTCTACCATGACCCTACTCATTTTCTCTCCCCCCCTCCCAAGTCAGTTTTTCTCGTTGCTTTTCCTCTCTCACAACAGCTAGAGCGCTTGCTTTTTAATCCCAAGCCACTGCACCTTCTGCAGGGCACACTGACGGACTGCAAGCGCCCAAACCGGTTGAGCTGGACTTCTGTGTCAGGCGGGTAAACTTGAGGCTACCAGCCACGTAGGAGCGTTGGGCCTGCTCTTAGAGATGCATCAAGCGCATGGCGGCCGCAGAGAGAAGCTAATAAACGAGAAAATTTAAAAGTTGGGTTGCCGCAAGGAGCCAGCCATGGCTTTCCAGTTTCCATGGGATCAGGCAACGACAAGCTGGCAACATGCTTCGGTAATACGGCGACATCATAGTACATCACTAATTCCCTATTAACAATGTGCACACAAGACACTAATAAATAGCAATGCGATTGCGAGCAGCATACCAAACACGAGGACGAAACAGGGGAGCCATGTGACTCTGTGAGAATACATTTGACTGAAATACTGCCGACTGTACATTAGTCATGTCAATAGGTATCATCCCTACCAATCACAAAAATATGATTCATACCCGAATTGAATTGCAACCATCCACACGCAGCAGTGGGCACGACATAAAAATACAACTTGATTTCCAGAACCACAAACATTTCAACTCAAAACCTAATTGTAATGCTACAGAAATTTGAACCACAAACATTTGAGCTCAAAACATGACACATAATTTTATCTCAACCAACAGCAAAAAAATGCAGCTATATGTTACCAAAATCTAGCTGTAGCCAGACACAGCAGCAATTCGCTTCAAAGGCCCAAACCAACAAGGACACTGGATTCATCAAGCTTACCAAGCAGAGCACATTCATAATAATAATAACAGACACACACCATTGCCAAACATTGCCAAGGAAAGGATATCACTGCAGGGGTGACACAGACAACAACCGGTTTACAAACAACACGCCAATGGGCAGTGTATTCAAATAGTACAATCAAGTGAGCAACTGCACCAACATATCTATAAGGAGGAAACAGTAAGAGGAAGAACGTGCACAAGGAACTCACCCTCACAAGTCGCTAGCCCAAAAATTCTACAGTAAACAAACATATTTTCAAGCCCCCCAAATGTCTGTCTATTCCACGTCCATAACATAAACAGACTTCACTAAACATCAAGAGTCAAATAAGTAACTCAACAGAAGAATAGAATCAGAACGATAGATCATGTTTTGCCACTATAATGCCATATAGACTTGCGGTACAACGATTGGAGAAGCAAATAATTTATCTCATTCAGTAATTAGCTACTAAGCACAGCTACTATCACATTGCTTGAGTGAATTAATGCAAGACAAGCTTCACATCTATCTGACTGGAATACACATTTCCAATGCATTGCGGTAGTTGGGATGGATCAGCCGATCAACAGAAAAACTACCCAACAATGAGCAACCCAAAAGTCATGCGAACAAGTGTCTATCTGACTGGAAGACACATTTCCTATGCATTGTGTAGTTGGGATGGATCGGTCGATCAACGGAAAACTACCCAACAATGAGCAACCTAAAGCAGTCATGCGAACACAAGTGTCTATCTGACTGGAAGACAAATTTCCTATGCATTGTGTAGTTGGGATGGATCAGCCGATCAACAGAAAACTACCCAACAATGAGCAACCTAAGCAGTCACGCGAACACAAGTGTCTACAGTCATACCCCTCCATTCCACAAGTTAAGGCAAGGAAGATAGCTTAACTAATATGGGTGAAACGCATGAAACAGGTGCCCCGTAAAATTGAAATACTAATTTTACATAGCACAAAGAACTTAAACCATATCAGAATCCCTTGACATCGATAATAAGCAAAACCATACTTCAGAGACTATTCAAAATCTCACAATCATATCACAATGTCAAAACGGTTCAACACTAGGCTTAAAAGTCTAAACTTTAAGGTAAAGCAGCAGCTAGATATAGAACCAGATAAGCAGCTCGATTGATAGGAGATGAAGCCAACAACACCGACAACGGTGTGGCAAATTTTGATGCGGCAAGCAATCGCTCAACGGTAGGACTTCTGGAACCTGGCGCGGGCACCACGACCACCGAACTTCTTGGGCTCGCAGCGCCTGGGGTCGGCGACAAGGAGGGTGCGGTCGTAGCGGCCGAAGATGTCCTTGACCTCCTTCTTGGCGGCCTCGTCGACGTACTTCTGGTAGTAGGCGACGAGGGCCTTGGCGATGGCCTGGCGAATGGCGTAGATCTGCGACGTCTTCCCTCCGCCGCGGACGCGGATCCTCATGTCGATGTCCTTGAACCGGGAGCGCCCAGCGAgcaagatgggctcgaaggccTTGAGGCGGAGCCCCTCCGGGCGGATCAGCTCGATGGGGGCGCCGTTCACCTTGATCAGCCCGCGCCCCGGCTTGGTGtaggccacggccacggccgtcTTCTTGCGGCCGAAGCACTGGACCGTGCCCGCGGTGGGTCGGGTGAGCACGGTAgacatggtggcggtggtgACTGCTGGgatcgcagcggcggcggtagggCTTTGGCGGCTTGGGGTGGGGGGCGGCGGAGAGACGGGAGCGAAAGGAGAGAAGGATTATATAGCCTGGAAGCGTTAGGGTTTTGACTGATCGCCGCGGCTcggaggatgacatgtgggtccgaaACGAATGGTTGGGCCCGTAAGTGAACCTATTGGATTTCTGGGCCTCCTCCGTATAATACTGGGCCTCGGATGCCTCATTTGGTGGGTAAGGCCCAAAGGCGTCGTCTTCTTGCGATAAAAGGCCATGgcggaaggaggaagaagctagGGTTTCGGCCCTCACGAACACTACTTGATCTTATCCGAGCGAGccgtccggcgccgccgcagcggccggAGTCGCCTCTCCCGTGGCCGTGTTGCCCCCGCTGCCCTCCTGGGCTTGTGGGATGGTGACGCGGCTCGTTGGGGTAAAGAGGCGGCGATGGCGCTGAGGCTGCTGCCGGCGACTCGCGATGACGACTGCCCGCGGTCGGAGCGCGCGCGATGATGGCCGCGCGGGTTCACCCCAACAACATACAGTTCACGAATTTATGTTTTCGGTGGTTTCTTTTCagatttcttttttattgtATTGTAAACTTCAAAACTGTATTATTCTGCCAAAAAAAACTTATGTGTTGTTTGACTTTGTCTTAGGTTTGTACTTAATCGGTTTTATGGCCCAGTTGTATTATATTTTACCTTcacttttttcttctatttatggTTGACAGGTTACCTTGGTTTCTAAAGAATATTTGCCCTCTGATGTCAATTGCTGTCTTTTAATTTTCTCTTTCGACTTTGGTCATGTTATCAATACCTTGCTGGGCTCAGTTGATTTCTAGGACAATGATGGATGCAAACAGCTAGGAGCCCATGTTCGCATAGTATTAAGCTTGAATACTATCTGCTATTATAGTTTGGATATACCTTAAGTAAGTTCATAGCAATGTGCATGCTTCAACGGTTAGGATATGCACGATAATGTGTTAGGATTGTAAATGTTTTGGCTCACTCGGCAGTCGGTGTCGACATATCAGATGCTTGTAGGTGCAGGACTGTTGATTTACTATCGTGCCACTGCATTGCTTTACAAATTCACATTAATTGTACCATTGTGCATTTTATGACAAGAGCAAGGCTTGAAAATTCGCCTGTTTGTACAGTGTTGTTTCAACAGAAAGCAGACAAATCTGATATTCAGTTCAGCTGTCTGTTTGCATGGTTACCTTAGTATGCTGTCTGGTGAAGATTAGTGGCTTTCAGTTCAGAACAAAGCCCCCTTAATCAAGTGCAAGGATTGGCATGCAAGGGTTTGAATAAAGGTCGTTGCTGGTGTCAGCCAGGAGCAGGGACCAATTGTTTAGAGCAGCTCACTACTTAGCATTTGGTGTTTTTTAGGTTGCTGCTACCCCTGGTGTAATTTTTCAATTTAAGATAAGATTTTCAGTTGGAAAACAGATCACCTTCAAGTTGTATTTCTTCCTAATCTTATAAAATAATGACTCCTGGTTCTTAGGCATTTCGTGAAAAAAGTTATCTCACTATTCTTGGTCTGTCTTACAAGAGTGTCACTTCTCTCATTTATGGTGATTCCCTTTATTCAGTTGCCAAGTTATCCCAATCTTGTTATTACATTATCCATCCACACGAGCTCAATCCAAGTATGTTCGCACTTCTGTTTGGTCTTCTCTGATGCATCAACAGCAATCTGTGCTTGGCTTGGAGCTGCAAGGTGATGATATGCTCTTGAGAATGTTGTAGTTCAACAGAAATATTCTGGCAAATTCAAACACCGTAGTCATGATTCTGATGCTCATGTTAAGGCACTGATGGCTTTTCTGTGAAGCAGAAAGATGACGGTGTTGCTACCGTCAAGAATGAAGTTTGAGTTGAATACATTGAATCTGTGCATTTGCTATTGTCCCAAACCTGCAAAACTATGTCAGGACAAATTGTCCAAATTTCTCAGTGATTCAACCTATTGTATTTCTCAGTGGCAGATTCAGTGTGTCAGTAGGAGCACTGCGCTGTTAACGTGTTCACTGCAAACAAATTGCCTGCTGAAATGAATTGTTGTAAACATGTGTCACCTCTTCAAGATGATGTATCTTGACTTAATATCTGAAGCAGTGCTCGGTTTTCTTTGCATTATCTCTCCTGTTTCTTGTTAAGAGAGGAAAAGAAAGCCGGTATTGCTACGGTACGGACATCcggaatttaaaaaaaatcggaCGCCTGTTGCAATAGTTTAGTAtcaatgttgcaactattgtttctgcatgtttcacactaaatgttgcatgaaacatagtgctCATATTGCGGCGGGAGAGTTTGGCGTTGGAGGCCGTGCTCTGAGGActggacggcgacggcgtcggcacGTCGGTGCCGGCGGGGAAGGGGGAGCTGGTGCCAACGGGCCAACAGCGCGTGCCGGAGGCGGCGAAGAGAAATTTGATGGAGGCGACAGAGTCGCTGACTGCGatgagcagcaggagcagaagGTTGCGGCCGCGGGGCGCCACGAACATGGGCGGTGGAACCTCCGCTGCTCCCGCCGGCGAGCGCCAACGGCGGCCGAGCAACTTTACAAATTACCCCCtcatttggatcgcgattattctcCGCAATCCAAATATTTACATGTAAACCCCtatattggatcgcgattattatatttacataaaaccccctatatatttttaatttggTCCTTCTTCTCCGCCAGCaatcctcctctcccttcctctcctggccgccgtcgccaccgacGGGGACATGTACTTGCGGGAGAGATCTTCGGCCGCAGGACGTAGGCACTTAGCACCTACCTCCTCGTGGCCATCAACTTCCTTTCCGCCGCTCTCATCCATGCTCCAGCTCCGGCAGCACGTGGATGCAACAACCAGGTGGCAGAGCTCCGCAATGCAACGGCGGGATAGATGGGACACACCACTGCGCTCCACCGTGGTTGAGGTCTTGAGGATCTCCGTATGGGACTACGCGATGCATCTCCCTGTAACCCTGTTAGTGGAGGCAAATGTTACTCCTCGTCATTAGATTTGGCAGGTCGAGTTGGTTTAATTTGCATCAACCAAGATTACTTGATATTTGGATGTGCGCTGAACCTATTACTTGGGACTTGTGAAATGATTCAACCGGTAGATGTTTGGAAGATTGCGGCAATCCACAGGAATTAGTCACTGTGTCATCGGAAATTCAAAATGCTCGCTGAAATTAAGCTATATCTTCGCTTCTATATGTTGGAAAACATTCTGCAAGTTGCATTTGCGTTCCTTCGATCAATTAAAGCTATGCGATATTGCTTGAGATCGATTATGTGCCTTTATATCACCTCTTACTCCAGTGTTCATTGAGTAGACATCAGACAAATCGGTTTTCTGTCGTCCTCGCTGTTGAATTGCACGGTCATCTTCGTAAGCTATATCTTGCTTGCAACCTAATTTGTTCTTATGAACCTAATTATAGGGGGTTTTTTTGGCAGTGTGAATTGATATCACACATCTCATGGTCTAACCAAGGGTGCTACTTTCTGACATTGATAGTGATTCCATCTATTTGTTTGCAAGAATTTCTTAACCTTATTAACACCCCTGTTTCACAGCGTTATTTTTCAGAAGCGAAAGTGCGAAACCTTGTATTCACCAGCAACTTCTCAAATAAACGCCGAGAAATTCAACAAATAGACCTCTATCCTGAATTTCTTCATAATAGAGATTGAAATTATAGCACCACCATATGCTGGCCGCAACATGGCAATAGTGACTGAATAAGTTAGAGAAAATAAAATCCGCTACATGAGTACATGACAGAAGAATGTGGTTTGATCCCCAAATGTTCAGAAACAGAAAAACTATGTCTCTCTttcatgattacattgaatacaCGTTACAAAAACAAGAAGCCTTTCACCAGCCAGTATACGCTTCAACTGGACTAACAAATCCTAAGTTACACGTATTTCCTAAGGATAACCTAAATACTACAATATATCTGTTTTGTGCAACTGAGAAAACCTGTGAACCTGAGTCAATGATATGTTggttagatattaattagattACCCAAGAGAGACAAGACAGACACacccctttctatttattttcctcTGCCAGATCTTGAAAATCTACTAGATCTATGCACCTTCAGCTGAATTGCTGGCACCCTTCTAGCCAGTGCTTGCCAGATCATCTGGACTGCATCATCCTTCTGGGATGGATACTGATACTCAAAATGTTTATCCACCTCTTTGAGCCTATTCCACATCCTTGTCCATTGTTGCTTGCTTACACCACTAATCAGTCTCATCAGGAAACCCTTTTTAACAGCATCTGACGATCGGACAAAGATGGAGAACTTTGAATAATCCAATACATCCTCGTAAGGTAGCTCAATGTCATCACTGATGATAACAGGGACACAGTGGCTCACTATCGCATCAAACAGACGATTGGAAGAAGGGGTGTCCCCAGCAATGTTTAGGCAAAATTTTGATGAGTGCATTCCTTGGCTGGCTTTGCTGGCCCCATGGTCCTGGACACTTCCAAAGGAAAAATAAACATCCTTTTCGTCTTTGAGCATGTAATATAGCTCCTGTCGTATGCTCCCTCCCTGGGTATGGATGATGCAACACGTTAGCTTATGAAAGTCACCAATTGTCATTAAACTGGTACCATGAAAGTTCTTAAATTCCATAAGGAAATCACAAATAGCTAGCAGCAATCAGAATAGGTTCACATTCTTTTTGTGGcgcaaataattttttttccatagaTACTCCATACTTGGCATATGTAGACCAAACTGGCTGTGGCTGGTATATTCCTGTACTTATATCGTTTGTTAAAACCAAAGGGTTGAAACAGGGGCAAATGCAAATCTTTTAGTCTTTTAATAGCTTGAGAAAACAAACATAAACCAGGAGCCGTGCCGACAAAGATGGAAGATCAAGAGAGCCTTGTGCCCTTGTGTAAACCTCACTGGAGATTATCAAATTACACAAACTTCATCCAGAGGTTCAAGAGTTCAAATAAGGTGATGGATGTAGATTAATAAAGAAAGATCCTGTATGCATAAGTCTAACCACCTTAATGACTTAATGGATGATAaagattctgaaaaaaaaagcgACAGAACCTATATCCATTTTTGTTCAGAAGAGACATTTGATTTATGGTGACATAATAAGTTTACTTTACTAGTAATTACTACCAGCACAGGCTAGACAAAAATTGTGTCACTTTGTAATAGTAATAACTCGTGCTATCATAACACGTCAATATTTGAACTCACAAATtacatcatgattcatgaactTTGAAGAAACAGAATAATTATGAAACTCTGACGAAAAAAAATCACAGTTTTGTGGATTTATCTGGTATAAACTAGCTACATGTGAATACCCCCTTTTAACAATCAGAGCCATGACCCCTACATCATGTAGTCATAAGCTAATTTCAGCCAGTTCCAAATTATGCTATTCTCACTGTACAGCTTGCCAGTTCCTAACGTGATTTATGTTTGACAAGTTTTGCTAGGAGAAAAAAGGAATCTTTAGGACAAAAGACAAGCTTTTGCAACAGTACTGAACTACTACTAGTAGTAAAATGTTCAATTACTTGACAGCTTCATAATGATTACCTCATAGAATAGAACAAACAAAATTAATCGCCAAAAATTGATAATATGTTATGACTGGCACCAAGTAGAAATGTAGTGCATAAGGTTGCTATGCACTGTGCCAGATTAGCAGAGAGCAAGCATCATTACCTCCTTCCTGTAAATGGCTCCTCGGAAGTACAACAATGTCGGCCGGTCATCAAACCCAGCCGAGTCATTGACGAACGTCTTGGCCATGTGCTTGTATGGCGCAATGACATCCTTCTCCAAGCTGGCCACCCTGGGGTGGTACCTCCCGAAGTCTGACAGCACGAAGACCGCCGGCGATAGCGGCCCCCGGGCGTGCAGCAAGCTGTTGGGGTGGTGCGCGACGATGACGTGGTCGGCGCCACCGTACCTCTTCCACTCCGGCCGCGCACTGAGGTACCTGACGAGCTTTTCCTGCAGTGCCTTGTCCCTGGCCACCTTCTCCGGCGGCACGGGCCTGGAGTGGCGGTTGTAGCTGAGGGAGGCGAAGAAGGGGACGAAGACGAGGTCGGCGTCGCGGGAGTCGGCGACCCGCACGGCGGGGCCGCAGGGAgcggaggacgaggagaggAGGTCGAGCGTGAGCCAGTACTCGACGCTGTGCTGCTGGTTGAGCCCCCCGGggtagcgcggcggcggcgtggagaggTCCGGCCAGACGGAGTCGGGGGAGGGCGGGGACCAGCCGAGGAGGCCGAAGTGGAACTCGGGCGGCATGTCGTACATGAAGACCCTGACGGCAGCACCGGGCGGGTCGCATCCCGCGGCGCCGGAGGACG
This portion of the Setaria viridis chromosome 7, Setaria_viridis_v4.0, whole genome shotgun sequence genome encodes:
- the LOC117863641 gene encoding small ribosomal subunit protein uS9; translation: MSTVLTRPTAGTVQCFGRKKTAVAVAYTKPGRGLIKVNGAPIELIRPEGLRLKAFEPILLAGRSRFKDIDMRIRVRGGGKTSQIYAIRQAIAKALVAYYQKYVDEAAKKEVKDIFGRYDRTLLVADPRRCEPKKFGGRGARARFQKSYR
- the LOC117865804 gene encoding probable arabinosyltransferase ARAD1, with protein sequence MAPRGRTLLLPLAAATVLVASTIFLFAAAGARWRPADTGLPVPPHAFSAAAVPVTATASSNTTTGGRKELSFLDENGRPDDPGSSSGAAGCDPPGAAVRVFMYDMPPEFHFGLLGWSPPSPDSVWPDLSTPPPRYPGGLNQQHSVEYWLTLDLLSSSSAPCGPAVRVADSRDADLVFVPFFASLSYNRHSRPVPPEKVARDKALQEKLVRYLSARPEWKRYGGADHVIVAHHPNSLLHARGPLSPAVFVLSDFGRYHPRVASLEKDVIAPYKHMAKTFVNDSAGFDDRPTLLYFRGAIYRKEGGSIRQELYYMLKDEKDVYFSFGSVQDHGASKASQGMHSSKFCLNIAGDTPSSNRLFDAIVSHCVPVIISDDIELPYEDVLDYSKFSIFVRSSDAVKKGFLMRLISGVSKQQWTRMWNRLKEVDKHFEYQYPSQKDDAVQMIWQALARRVPAIQLKVHRSSRFSRSGRGK